One window of the Lactobacillus sp. PV034 genome contains the following:
- a CDS encoding APC family permease, giving the protein MNKKNSVPKKLSFISIYFLGINAVIGSGTFLLPSTIYHYMNLAAIGVLLCTAVTVSMIALCYADLSSRFTGSGAAWLYSYNAFGRFSGYELGIFTWFLGCTTLSAEVVAMLTILRSFLPIFKNPIVYGAGVVILILLFSIINFFGRSWVKAVNNISAAAKIITLIVFIAVGAFFIKLQHYTPIIPKAALTGVGPFFKHFGAAFTPIFYLFTGFSFIPIAAKQMKNPEKNVPRGLIAVMTSVTILDCLMLLVAIGLSGDKLGGYTDPLASALKTGVGQWGFALMIVGMLISIFGVAFSASFNTPSLIASLATEHSMLPKWIGKKNKHDAPWVGIILTAILSLALCTQDYLFLVNCTVLASFVQYVPSILAVIKFKHTNEYPTHGFSLPGKYTIPVIALLISCYMVTNFNVKTLLLGAVVAVIAAGCYFFIDRDKDEDRRHEAYLSDLRNGVEDLDTHFDDLSNRF; this is encoded by the coding sequence ATGAATAAAAAAAATTCTGTACCTAAAAAGCTTTCTTTCATTTCAATCTACTTTTTAGGTATTAATGCTGTTATTGGTTCTGGTACTTTCCTATTACCATCAACCATTTATCATTACATGAATCTAGCAGCCATTGGGGTTTTACTTTGTACCGCAGTTACGGTTTCAATGATTGCCCTCTGTTATGCTGATTTATCTAGTCGTTTCACTGGATCTGGTGCTGCATGGTTGTATTCCTACAATGCCTTTGGTCGATTTTCTGGGTACGAATTAGGTATTTTTACTTGGTTCTTAGGTTGTACTACTCTATCTGCCGAAGTTGTAGCGATGTTAACCATTTTGCGTAGTTTCTTGCCTATTTTTAAGAACCCTATTGTTTATGGTGCAGGAGTAGTAATTTTGATTTTACTATTCTCGATCATCAACTTCTTTGGCCGTTCTTGGGTAAAGGCAGTTAACAATATTTCTGCTGCTGCAAAAATTATCACTTTAATCGTCTTTATTGCAGTTGGTGCTTTCTTCATCAAGTTACAACACTATACTCCAATTATTCCAAAGGCAGCCTTAACTGGTGTCGGCCCATTCTTTAAACACTTTGGTGCTGCATTTACACCAATCTTTTATTTGTTTACTGGCTTCTCATTTATTCCAATTGCCGCTAAGCAAATGAAAAATCCAGAAAAGAATGTTCCTCGTGGTCTAATTGCTGTTATGACTAGTGTTACTATTTTGGATTGTTTGATGCTTTTAGTTGCTATTGGTTTATCTGGAGATAAATTAGGTGGTTACACTGATCCTTTAGCCAGTGCTTTAAAGACTGGTGTTGGTCAATGGGGCTTTGCCTTAATGATCGTTGGTATGTTGATTTCTATTTTTGGTGTTGCCTTTTCAGCATCATTTAATACCCCTTCATTAATTGCTTCACTTGCTACTGAACACAGTATGCTGCCAAAATGGATTGGTAAGAAGAATAAGCACGATGCACCTTGGGTAGGAATTATCTTAACTGCCATTCTTTCTTTAGCATTATGTACTCAAGATTATCTTTTCTTAGTTAACTGTACTGTGCTTGCATCATTCGTCCAATACGTACCATCAATTTTAGCTGTAATTAAATTTAAGCATACTAATGAATATCCAACTCATGGATTTTCACTTCCTGGTAAATATACTATTCCAGTTATTGCTTTACTAATTTCTTGCTACATGGTAACTAACTTTAATGTTAAAACTTTGCTTTTAGGTGCAGTTGTTGCTGTCATTGCTGCAGGATGTTACTTCTTTATCGATAGAGATAAAGATGAAGATAGACGTCACGAAGCTTATCTATCTGATTTAAGAAATGGTGTTGAAGATCTTGACACTCACTTTGATGATCTAAGCAACAGATTCTAA
- a CDS encoding SDR family oxidoreductase yields MKIFIIGGSGRVATELIKDLVKDGHSVTAGARHEDNIIDLAGVTKVHLDLHVSVDELAKLMEGNDAVYFTAGSRGKDLLQTDAFGAVKTMQASEKVGIKRYIMLSSVFALQPEKWQLPGLKELMDYNIAKFFADNYLINQTKLAYTILQPGGLTEEKATGKISLDVVKPGTNPIPDVAQTLADILKFDNTIGKVIIMASGDTPIDQALSEIE; encoded by the coding sequence ATGAAGATTTTTATTATTGGTGGTTCTGGTCGAGTCGCAACTGAATTAATTAAAGATTTAGTCAAAGATGGACATAGTGTTACAGCGGGAGCTCGTCATGAAGATAATATTATTGATTTAGCTGGTGTAACTAAAGTTCACTTAGATTTGCATGTAAGCGTTGATGAATTAGCTAAATTAATGGAGGGCAATGATGCCGTTTACTTTACTGCTGGATCACGTGGTAAAGATTTACTCCAAACGGATGCCTTTGGTGCGGTTAAGACCATGCAAGCATCTGAAAAAGTTGGAATTAAACGCTACATTATGCTTAGTTCCGTCTTTGCCCTTCAACCTGAAAAATGGCAACTGCCAGGGCTAAAAGAATTAATGGATTATAATATTGCTAAATTTTTCGCAGATAATTACTTAATTAATCAAACTAAGCTTGCTTATACGATTTTACAGCCAGGAGGCTTAACCGAAGAAAAGGCAACTGGGAAGATTAGTTTAGATGTAGTCAAACCTGGCACAAATCCAATTCCTGATGTTGCCCAAACTTTAGCGGATATTTTAAAATTCGATAATACTATTGGTAAAGTTATCATCATGGCATCAGGCGATACTCCAATCGACCAAGCTTTAAGCGAAATAGAGTAA
- a CDS encoding Rib/alpha-like domain-containing protein, translating into MKKLSTKKNKLFMGLGALALVATLGLTSQSVKAADTNDQAKVDQDQLNAHKDLQAYNYPLTAQELTTTVGELPSAEAGVANWSSLPAGTTAVWNMNPDISKAGMSYGQIIVTFPDGSASALAVDVKTTDSAAVKDESQAASEDSVTSNDEDSTQAASDTSNVSEPVTVSDVKQNKVIEKDGANAPEAVAPKTEAAVIENEASHVEGDGALPQTGSKNVIVTLISGMMLVLASLGLFAVKERN; encoded by the coding sequence ATGAAGAAATTAAGCACTAAGAAAAATAAATTATTTATGGGTTTAGGAGCTCTAGCTCTTGTAGCAACTTTAGGTTTAACCAGCCAAAGTGTTAAAGCTGCTGATACTAATGATCAAGCTAAAGTTGATCAAGATCAATTAAATGCACATAAGGATTTGCAAGCTTATAACTATCCTTTAACTGCTCAAGAACTTACTACTACAGTTGGTGAACTTCCTTCAGCTGAAGCTGGTGTAGCTAACTGGTCAAGTTTACCAGCAGGAACAACCGCAGTTTGGAATATGAATCCAGATATTTCTAAGGCTGGTATGAGTTACGGTCAAATTATTGTAACTTTCCCAGATGGCTCTGCTTCTGCTTTAGCTGTTGATGTGAAGACAACTGATAGTGCTGCAGTAAAAGATGAAAGTCAAGCAGCAAGTGAAGATAGCGTCACAAGTAATGATGAAGATTCAACTCAAGCAGCAAGCGACACTAGCAATGTTTCAGAACCTGTAACTGTATCTGATGTTAAGCAAAACAAAGTTATTGAAAAAGATGGTGCTAATGCTCCTGAAGCTGTAGCGCCAAAGACAGAAGCAGCTGTAATTGAAAATGAAGCTAGTCACGTTGAAGGTGACGGTGCTTTACCTCAAACTGGTAGTAAGAACGTTATAGTTACTCTTATTTCAGGAATGATGCTCGTTCTTGCAAGTTTAGGTTTATTTGCTGTAAAAGAAAGAAATTAA
- the uvrC gene encoding excinuclease ABC subunit UvrC: protein MATEHIENKLKLLPDKPGCYLMKDVNGNVIYVGKSKNLKNRVRSYFKSKQVGRRAELVKEIRDFDIITVSSDKESFLLEITLIKKYQPYYNVQLKQGTGYPYIEITNERDPQTKLTSIVRKDKGYYFGPYPNVYAAQATLKFIQKVWPLRRCQGHQGRPCLYYHMDQCLGACFKEVPQAEYDAQIKKIKRFLNGDIAPAKKELTEKMQEASENLEFERAAEIRDQLNYIEQTVEKQKIISHDNTQRDIFNFYVDKSWISIQIFFIRQAKLLRRETKLFPLTDIGNPSEEFMSFIAQFYGQKNHVLPKEVLVPAGTDIEALSEVLKVPVRIPQRGQKRDLLKMAYDNAKLKLDEKFRLLELGNRKTKGAQKEIFDALNLPYGHRIESFDHSHIQGTDPVSALVVFTDGEPDKNAYRKYKLKGEVEHQNGGDEVRNTREVVRRRYSRLKREKQRMPDLILMDGGQIQVEACLDVLRNELDLNIPVAGMVKDDHHRTNHLLFGDPTKGEELKLIPMDPKSQGFYLMTRIQDEVHRFAITFHRKTHAKNALSSKLDEIKGIGPKSRNKLLREFGSLKKIKEASIEELRAAGLTLPQAQTVKLSL, encoded by the coding sequence ATGGCAACAGAACATATTGAGAATAAACTTAAACTTTTGCCTGATAAGCCCGGTTGCTACCTCATGAAAGACGTAAATGGAAATGTGATCTATGTCGGTAAATCTAAAAACTTAAAAAATCGTGTTAGATCATATTTTAAGAGTAAACAAGTTGGGCGTAGGGCAGAACTAGTTAAGGAAATTAGAGATTTTGATATTATTACTGTTTCTTCTGATAAAGAATCTTTTTTACTAGAAATTACATTAATTAAAAAATATCAACCTTACTATAATGTCCAATTAAAGCAAGGAACAGGTTATCCTTATATCGAAATTACTAACGAGCGTGATCCGCAAACAAAATTAACTTCGATTGTTCGTAAAGATAAGGGCTATTACTTTGGACCTTATCCAAATGTATATGCAGCGCAAGCTACTTTGAAATTTATTCAAAAAGTTTGGCCTTTAAGAAGATGTCAGGGTCATCAAGGTCGACCTTGTCTTTACTATCATATGGACCAATGTTTGGGAGCTTGTTTTAAAGAGGTGCCTCAAGCAGAATACGATGCTCAAATCAAGAAAATTAAGCGCTTTTTGAATGGAGATATTGCACCGGCAAAAAAAGAGTTAACTGAAAAAATGCAAGAAGCATCAGAAAATCTTGAATTTGAACGTGCAGCAGAAATTCGTGACCAGTTGAATTACATTGAACAAACAGTTGAAAAACAAAAGATTATTTCTCATGATAATACGCAAAGAGATATCTTCAACTTTTATGTTGATAAGTCTTGGATTTCAATACAAATTTTCTTTATTCGGCAAGCTAAACTATTGCGTCGTGAAACTAAGTTGTTTCCATTAACTGATATAGGCAATCCAAGCGAAGAGTTTATGTCCTTTATTGCTCAATTTTATGGCCAGAAGAATCATGTTTTGCCAAAAGAAGTATTAGTTCCCGCAGGAACCGATATTGAAGCTCTGAGTGAAGTGTTGAAAGTACCAGTCCGTATTCCGCAAAGAGGGCAAAAACGTGATTTATTAAAGATGGCTTATGACAATGCTAAGCTTAAACTGGATGAGAAATTCCGTCTCTTAGAACTAGGAAATCGCAAAACTAAAGGCGCCCAAAAAGAAATTTTTGATGCTTTAAACTTACCTTATGGTCACCGGATCGAAAGTTTTGACCACTCCCATATTCAAGGTACAGATCCTGTATCGGCTCTAGTGGTGTTTACTGATGGTGAACCGGATAAAAATGCTTACCGTAAATATAAATTAAAGGGGGAAGTTGAGCACCAAAATGGTGGTGACGAAGTTCGCAATACTCGTGAAGTAGTGAGACGAAGATATAGTCGTTTAAAGCGGGAAAAGCAAAGAATGCCTGATTTGATCTTAATGGATGGTGGTCAGATTCAAGTAGAAGCTTGTTTAGATGTGCTTAGAAATGAGCTAGATTTAAATATTCCAGTTGCCGGGATGGTTAAGGATGATCACCACCGCACTAACCACTTGCTTTTTGGTGATCCAACTAAAGGTGAAGAATTAAAATTAATCCCGATGGATCCAAAATCTCAAGGTTTTTATTTGATGACTAGAATTCAAGATGAAGTGCACCGTTTTGCAATTACTTTCCACCGTAAAACACATGCAAAAAATGCTTTATCAAGTAAATTAGATGAGATTAAGGGTATCGGACCAAAGAGTCGTAATAAGTTATTACGTGAATTTGGTTCACTCAAAAAAATA
- a CDS encoding SPJ_0845 family protein — MGLTFKRNDDLEKMLDKFAIMPDEDKDKAKKKPTDKKEKSENKN; from the coding sequence ATGGGATTAACTTTTAAACGTAATGATGATTTAGAAAAGATGCTTGATAAATTTGCTATTATGCCCGATGAAGATAAAGATAAGGCTAAGAAGAAGCCAACAGATAAAAAGGAAAAGTCTGAAAACAAAAATTAA
- a CDS encoding DedA family protein produces MTIWLTHFIEQFGYLAILLLITVENIFPPIPSEAVLTLAGFLVTKTKLTAAGVILASTLGSLIGAIILFAVSRFLTLARLEKLLETKFFKVLGFKNTDAQKAIAWFDKHGTGSILYGRCIPVVRSLISIPAGIAHVSWPKFLTLTAFGSLIWNSILILLGLYTGKKWQIIVKIFDDFTIVILVLIILAVLYFGYKWYKNRIKSK; encoded by the coding sequence ATGACTATTTGGCTCACTCATTTTATCGAACAATTTGGCTATCTTGCTATTTTACTGTTAATTACAGTTGAGAATATCTTTCCTCCTATTCCTTCTGAAGCAGTACTTACCTTAGCAGGTTTTCTTGTCACCAAAACTAAATTAACTGCTGCAGGCGTCATCTTGGCTTCAACACTTGGTTCTCTAATTGGGGCTATTATTCTATTTGCCGTTAGTCGTTTTTTAACACTAGCACGCTTGGAAAAGTTATTAGAAACAAAATTTTTTAAAGTATTAGGTTTTAAAAATACTGATGCCCAAAAAGCAATCGCTTGGTTTGATAAACATGGTACGGGGTCTATTCTTTATGGACGCTGCATTCCTGTGGTGCGAAGTTTAATCTCCATTCCGGCTGGAATTGCCCATGTATCATGGCCTAAATTTTTAACCTTAACTGCTTTTGGCTCATTAATTTGGAACAGCATTCTAATTTTACTCGGATTGTATACGGGCAAAAAATGGCAAATAATTGTTAAAATCTTCGATGATTTCACTATAGTGATTCTTGTTTTAATAATTCTAGCAGTATTATACTTTGGTTATAAATGGTATAAAAATCGCATTAAAAGCAAGTAA